The proteins below come from a single Gimesia alba genomic window:
- a CDS encoding prenyltransferase/squalene oxidase repeat-containing protein produces MSDRIHNLIERVLAGRDISFDQILWGILILAAIFASIHLLSMLVTRWGDSNASSKALLFSIIVHLSLSLGVVTFWPDYAPKSLAKTQPDQENIEIKQILAESTETIKNKQTGNTPVWEKISTPEKQELSRIDLTRPEFSPLMAPPEKDRPQEISEMPMPDVVSKTDLPITPSKVNVQSVSQKRIQSQAPLEITDTTAESRSEVSVPSTSNIRSKMIRTGQTNQKLERQSSPGAVDRIQPTFSNEQKTLALSAQSDPKSTLERKASDNLLRKRTGPAPSNLKLETTGVEATNPSTNNSNVAPIEPRFTRRKSRSMRSVSEGTLKRSAPLTPAGKANPNSERLLADRSSLPLAINREGLRPNASRPNFNAVSNRTKANIPATYRLRNLSKRKEIAQKFGGTEESERAVEASLKWLATHQEQAGFWDADRYGAGKVRIDEQGIDRRNAGAQADAGLTALSILAFLGAGYTQEEGQYSDNLTRAIQWMVNQQRPNGFLGGDATHYARMYSHAMATYSLAEAYGLQNDPKSNPKLREAIARAVSYIVENQNPYDGGWRYVKGQKSDMSMFGWQLMALKSAEIAGIPIPSDTKQLMVKFLKERSLGKNNGLATYRMVEPSTPPTPAMTAESLFCKQMLGIRRDNPSCTEAIKFISERPPRRSEYNLYYWYYGTLAMYQYGGNPWREWNEDLRELLISEQVMHGPNAGSWDPRPPWGPYGGRLYSTTLSTLCLEVYYRFLPLYQMGGRYDDASQ; encoded by the coding sequence ATGCCTCATCTAAGGCGCTTCTCTTTTCAATTATCGTTCATCTTTCTTTATCACTGGGAGTTGTAACCTTCTGGCCTGACTACGCGCCGAAATCATTGGCCAAAACCCAGCCCGATCAAGAAAACATTGAAATAAAACAAATCCTGGCTGAGAGTACTGAAACCATAAAAAACAAGCAGACAGGAAATACCCCCGTTTGGGAAAAGATATCGACTCCTGAAAAACAGGAGTTATCTCGAATTGATTTGACCCGGCCGGAATTTTCACCTTTGATGGCTCCTCCTGAAAAAGATCGACCTCAGGAGATTTCCGAAATGCCGATGCCGGACGTTGTCTCGAAAACGGACCTGCCGATCACTCCATCTAAAGTGAATGTCCAAAGTGTGAGTCAAAAGCGGATTCAGTCCCAAGCACCACTTGAAATTACTGACACAACTGCTGAATCGCGTTCGGAAGTCTCTGTTCCCTCAACTTCAAATATACGCAGCAAAATGATACGCACCGGGCAAACGAATCAAAAGCTTGAGCGCCAATCAAGTCCTGGAGCCGTTGATCGTATCCAACCCACATTTAGTAACGAACAAAAAACTCTTGCCTTGAGTGCTCAATCTGACCCTAAATCTACGTTGGAACGTAAAGCCTCGGATAATCTGCTTCGCAAGCGAACCGGCCCTGCCCCATCGAACCTGAAACTGGAAACGACCGGTGTTGAAGCGACTAATCCTTCTACAAATAACTCGAATGTGGCGCCCATTGAGCCAAGATTCACCAGAAGGAAATCCCGATCCATGCGTTCCGTCTCAGAGGGAACACTTAAACGTTCTGCGCCACTAACACCAGCTGGCAAAGCGAATCCAAATTCTGAACGTCTTCTGGCAGATCGCAGCAGTCTTCCTCTGGCAATCAATCGCGAGGGGTTACGGCCGAATGCATCTCGCCCTAATTTTAATGCAGTTTCCAATCGTACAAAAGCAAATATCCCCGCAACGTATCGATTAAGAAATTTATCAAAACGAAAAGAAATTGCCCAAAAATTTGGTGGCACTGAAGAATCTGAGAGAGCAGTCGAAGCAAGTTTGAAATGGTTAGCGACTCATCAGGAACAAGCTGGTTTCTGGGATGCAGATCGCTATGGGGCAGGTAAAGTCAGAATCGATGAACAGGGTATAGACCGACGTAACGCCGGAGCCCAGGCTGACGCGGGTTTAACCGCTTTGTCAATCCTGGCTTTTCTCGGGGCAGGCTATACACAAGAAGAAGGGCAATACTCAGATAATCTCACTCGCGCGATCCAATGGATGGTCAATCAACAAAGACCTAATGGATTCCTTGGCGGTGACGCAACGCATTATGCCCGTATGTATTCACATGCGATGGCAACTTACTCGCTTGCCGAAGCCTATGGATTACAAAATGACCCCAAGTCCAACCCTAAACTCCGTGAAGCGATCGCTCGTGCTGTGTCTTATATTGTGGAAAATCAGAACCCCTATGACGGTGGTTGGCGATATGTCAAAGGCCAGAAAAGCGATATGAGCATGTTTGGCTGGCAATTGATGGCCCTGAAAAGTGCAGAGATTGCCGGGATCCCAATTCCATCGGACACAAAGCAACTGATGGTCAAATTTTTAAAAGAACGAAGCCTTGGTAAAAATAATGGTTTGGCTACTTATCGCATGGTTGAGCCATCAACTCCTCCTACTCCCGCGATGACTGCCGAATCATTGTTTTGTAAACAAATGCTGGGAATCAGAAGAGATAATCCATCCTGTACAGAAGCCATTAAGTTTATCTCAGAACGTCCGCCGCGCCGTTCAGAATATAATCTGTACTATTGGTATTATGGAACATTGGCCATGTATCAATATGGTGGCAATCCCTGGCGAGAATGGAATGAAGACCTCCGAGAGTTGTTAATTTCAGAACAAGTCATGCACGGCCCGAATGCTGGAAGCTGGGACCCCCGTCCTCCGTGGGGACCTTATGGAGGGCGCCTTTATTCGACTACACTGAGTACTCTCTGCCTGGAAGTTTATTATCGTTTTTTACCCCTCTATCAGATGGGAGGACGATATGATGATGCTTCTCAGTAA
- a CDS encoding carboxypeptidase M32, with protein sequence MHASPQAYEKLVTRLKKTALLSSCSAVLEWDEQTYLPPAGAEHRANQLALMAGITHEQATNPEIGNMLQELEDNSNFGEDSIEQANIREARHEYDRATKLPRRLVEELSRVATLSHHAWVDARKTNQFQDFLPWLEQMIDLKREEAAAIGYEGNQAYDALLDGYEPGATSDLIEQAFVPLRNELVALVSAIKDSGITPDISILTRKYPVEKQREFSMDAAKQIGFDFNAGRLDIAAHPFCSGFGPGDCRLTTRYDEHHFPGAFFGTLHEAGHGIYEQGLNQEYYGTPVGSFTSLGIHESQSRMWENLVGRSRAFWDHFYQPAQTLFPEALANVDQEEFYRAINDVRPSFIRVEADEVTYNLHIMLRFELEKALISGALKPADLEAAWNEKFSEYFGLTPDTPANGCLQDVHWSAGLIGYFPTYALGNMYAAHFFNAAEKELGNLNELIAKGEFTPLKEWLNQKIHKQGKLFRANRLVEVVTGETLSHEPLIGQLQNKYRELYHL encoded by the coding sequence ATGCATGCTTCGCCCCAAGCATATGAGAAACTGGTCACACGACTCAAAAAAACAGCTTTATTGTCATCCTGCTCAGCTGTTCTGGAATGGGACGAGCAAACTTATCTCCCTCCTGCAGGAGCTGAGCACCGGGCTAATCAACTTGCATTGATGGCAGGAATCACTCACGAGCAGGCTACAAATCCTGAAATTGGAAACATGCTCCAGGAACTGGAAGACAACTCCAATTTTGGCGAAGACTCAATCGAACAGGCGAATATCAGAGAAGCCCGTCACGAATATGACCGCGCAACAAAGCTTCCACGTCGACTGGTCGAAGAACTTTCAAGAGTCGCCACACTTTCACACCATGCCTGGGTAGATGCAAGAAAAACGAACCAGTTTCAAGATTTTCTGCCATGGCTGGAACAAATGATCGATCTCAAACGAGAAGAGGCTGCTGCCATCGGTTATGAGGGAAACCAAGCCTATGATGCCCTGCTTGATGGATATGAACCAGGGGCGACTTCTGACTTGATCGAGCAGGCATTTGTGCCTCTGCGGAATGAACTCGTTGCTTTAGTTTCTGCGATCAAGGATTCCGGCATCACACCTGATATCTCAATCCTGACGCGAAAGTACCCCGTTGAAAAACAACGTGAATTCAGTATGGATGCAGCGAAGCAAATTGGATTTGATTTTAATGCCGGCCGATTGGATATTGCAGCACACCCTTTCTGTAGCGGATTCGGACCTGGAGATTGCCGGCTCACAACACGGTACGATGAGCACCACTTTCCGGGTGCCTTCTTTGGAACCCTGCATGAAGCCGGACATGGAATCTATGAACAAGGGCTGAATCAGGAATATTATGGGACCCCTGTAGGTAGCTTCACTTCACTGGGGATTCATGAATCGCAATCACGAATGTGGGAAAATCTGGTAGGACGAAGTCGCGCATTCTGGGACCATTTTTACCAGCCTGCTCAAACACTGTTTCCTGAAGCACTGGCCAATGTTGATCAAGAAGAATTTTATCGAGCGATCAATGACGTGCGACCTTCTTTTATTCGTGTCGAAGCAGATGAAGTCACGTATAATCTGCATATCATGCTGCGTTTTGAGCTGGAAAAAGCATTGATTTCAGGAGCTCTGAAACCAGCTGATTTAGAGGCTGCCTGGAATGAGAAGTTCTCCGAGTATTTTGGGCTCACGCCTGACACCCCGGCCAATGGCTGTCTGCAGGACGTTCATTGGAGTGCTGGATTAATTGGCTATTTTCCAACCTATGCCCTGGGTAACATGTACGCTGCTCACTTTTTCAATGCTGCAGAAAAAGAATTGGGGAATCTCAACGAACTGATCGCTAAAGGTGAATTTACTCCCCTTAAAGAATGGTTAAACCAAAAAATCCACAAACAAGGCAAACTATTCAGAGCGAATCGTTTAGTAGAAGTCGTAACAGGAGAAACTCTCTCCCATGAACCGTTAATTGGCCAGTTACAAAACAAATATCGCGAACTCTATCATTTATAA
- a CDS encoding TlpA family protein disulfide reductase: MANQSMKKDFLLALALVVAGAILFTVLFGFRLQSLPQVESSNRAQLKVGELAPPIQAAGWVNGDPVQDQDLEGKVIVVDAWATWCWPCRQQAPHIVKTYQKFKDQDVAFIGLTSDGEDLLPEIRQWLEETGITWPNGYGAIESLIAFKADTIPQVWVIGTDGRVVWNVDSEPTESLEQGISRALEQAK, encoded by the coding sequence ATGGCCAATCAAAGTATGAAAAAAGATTTTCTACTAGCGCTGGCATTGGTCGTTGCGGGCGCAATCTTATTTACCGTCTTGTTTGGCTTTCGGCTGCAATCGCTTCCACAAGTGGAAAGTAGTAATCGCGCACAGTTGAAGGTGGGAGAGCTTGCCCCCCCGATTCAAGCTGCCGGCTGGGTCAATGGTGATCCTGTACAGGATCAGGATTTAGAAGGGAAGGTGATTGTCGTCGATGCCTGGGCAACCTGGTGCTGGCCTTGCCGGCAACAAGCACCTCATATCGTCAAGACTTATCAAAAATTCAAGGATCAGGATGTCGCTTTTATTGGCCTCACTTCCGATGGAGAAGATCTGTTACCCGAAATTCGTCAGTGGCTTGAAGAAACAGGAATCACGTGGCCAAACGGTTACGGCGCAATTGAATCGCTGATTGCATTTAAGGCAGATACGATTCCTCAAGTCTGGGTCATCGGCACAGATGGCAGAGTCGTCTGGAATGTGGATTCGGAACCAACAGAATCTTTAGAACAAGGGATCAGTCGGGCTCTAGAACAGGCGAAGTAA
- a CDS encoding alpha/beta fold hydrolase: protein MGQELFEQAVNGINMKVLVEGSGPPLLFVHGFPLNHRMWQAQIEYFKNAFTVVAPDLRGFGATEVTRGTVTMKQHAEDLNMLLNELGLEEPIIFCGLSMGGYIAWEFWKHFPQRLNALILCDTRAGSDTEEGIKNRLKMVDLVLKHGPEPISSSMIPNLISEASQRTHPEIVEKLMEMIQSTDREGIAASQRGMAERNNFMEEIRDLQIPTLCLVGSEDQLTPPDVMKDMSSQIPNSNYTEVPGIGHMAPMEAPAEVNQIIGEFLASCQEKRY from the coding sequence ATGGGCCAAGAGTTGTTTGAACAGGCGGTGAATGGAATCAACATGAAGGTGCTGGTAGAGGGTTCTGGGCCTCCCCTGCTCTTTGTGCATGGGTTTCCTCTCAATCATCGGATGTGGCAGGCACAAATTGAATATTTTAAAAATGCGTTCACAGTTGTCGCTCCGGATTTACGCGGTTTCGGAGCAACGGAAGTGACGCGGGGAACAGTCACCATGAAGCAGCATGCCGAAGACTTAAACATGCTCTTGAATGAACTGGGGCTCGAAGAACCTATCATTTTTTGTGGACTCTCTATGGGGGGCTATATTGCCTGGGAATTCTGGAAGCATTTTCCTCAGCGTCTGAATGCATTAATACTTTGCGACACACGGGCTGGTTCTGATACAGAAGAAGGAATTAAGAACCGATTGAAAATGGTAGATCTTGTACTGAAACATGGACCAGAGCCAATTTCTTCATCCATGATTCCGAATTTAATCAGTGAAGCTTCTCAACGAACACATCCTGAAATTGTTGAAAAGCTGATGGAAATGATTCAATCGACAGATCGCGAGGGGATCGCCGCCAGTCAGCGGGGCATGGCAGAACGAAATAATTTTATGGAAGAAATCCGTGATCTTCAAATTCCGACATTATGTCTTGTTGGTAGTGAAGACCAATTGACGCCACCTGACGTAATGAAAGACATGAGTTCGCAAATACCAAATTCAAACTATACCGAAGTACCCGGTATTGGCCATATGGCGCCAATGGAAGCACCTGCTGAAGTGAATCAGATTATAGGTGAATTTCTTGCTTCCTGTCAGGAAAAACGATACTAA
- a CDS encoding rhodanese-like domain-containing protein codes for MAKNHSQRFLDIVNDAKSRVLECTIHDVKARTEKGEEFLLIDVRETHEFSAGRIPGAKHISKGIIERDVEQLIPDTSTLLILYCGGGFRSALAADNLQKMGYTQVISMDGGYSGWKAAGYEIELES; via the coding sequence ATGGCTAAAAATCATTCACAACGATTTCTGGATATTGTTAATGACGCAAAATCACGCGTTTTAGAATGTACCATTCATGACGTAAAAGCACGAACAGAAAAAGGTGAAGAATTCCTGCTGATTGATGTGCGAGAAACTCACGAATTCAGTGCCGGAAGAATACCGGGAGCGAAGCATATCAGTAAAGGGATTATTGAGCGCGATGTTGAACAACTGATTCCGGATACTTCAACCCTCTTGATCCTCTACTGTGGTGGCGGTTTCCGTTCTGCACTGGCAGCAGACAACCTGCAAAAAATGGGATACACACAAGTGATCTCAATGGATGGAGGATACAGTGGCTGGAAGGCTGCGGGCTATGAAATCGAACTGGAATCATAA
- a CDS encoding coiled-coil domain-containing protein has protein sequence MTRFSKILLVLVLFTSLAFMGFAAVSSVGGPNWEKEKDSMTDYLFEFQPGENPTWSVKTRRGGEQISSSPVLAKVIVAAQKDKIQKQNEKIDQVTKSIPPLENAIKNWTTINKVDREAMDLKAADLRGKISALETEIAQLANEGIKISQQTLEVNQQASERRADVFRLQDQIDEIRNEKYLTQEQQKTLRDYIARIEGKVQRLQRQKESLEKAVQGAGDSSQGKVVTQK, from the coding sequence ATGACCCGTTTCAGTAAAATCCTGTTAGTGCTAGTGCTTTTTACTAGCCTTGCCTTTATGGGATTTGCCGCAGTCAGTTCTGTCGGAGGCCCTAACTGGGAAAAAGAAAAGGACTCGATGACGGATTATTTGTTTGAGTTTCAGCCAGGAGAGAATCCAACATGGTCCGTTAAGACAAGAAGAGGTGGTGAGCAGATTTCATCATCCCCTGTTTTAGCCAAAGTGATCGTAGCAGCTCAAAAGGATAAAATTCAAAAGCAGAATGAAAAAATTGATCAGGTCACGAAGTCAATTCCCCCTTTGGAAAATGCGATCAAGAATTGGACTACGATCAACAAAGTTGATCGTGAAGCCATGGATTTAAAAGCAGCCGATCTCAGAGGAAAAATAAGTGCTCTGGAGACTGAAATTGCTCAGCTCGCAAATGAAGGAATCAAGATCAGCCAGCAGACGTTAGAAGTGAATCAACAAGCATCTGAACGCAGAGCCGATGTATTTCGGTTGCAGGATCAGATCGATGAAATACGGAACGAGAAATATCTAACTCAAGAACAGCAAAAAACGCTACGTGATTACATTGCCAGAATCGAAGGCAAAGTACAGCGTCTGCAAAGACAAAAAGAGTCGCTGGAGAAAGCCGTTCAAGGGGCTGGCGATTCCAGTCAGGGAAAAGTAGTTACTCAAAAGTAA
- a CDS encoding STAS domain-containing protein, which produces MATQEVPYHITTVDNHLKVQLLPELNESAWTDLETLGDSLLLELKDQKNPSVIIDLTSLTYISSSLVAVVIQVWKLVDEQDGKTAILNTSDMVEEVLNISGLKKVWCIVPTEEEAISYLNQALKQERIERRRTFSMPILLGIVALLSAVACFTLYISDLLTLNPKITLIATISFSVAGILLGATALKDRRKNVRIMGWVVLFCSLVLGGIGLFKMI; this is translated from the coding sequence ATGGCTACCCAAGAAGTTCCTTATCACATTACCACCGTCGACAACCATCTCAAGGTTCAACTTCTCCCGGAACTGAATGAATCTGCATGGACTGACCTGGAAACTCTGGGAGATTCTCTGCTACTGGAACTCAAAGACCAGAAAAATCCATCGGTCATCATTGATTTAACATCACTAACATATATCAGTAGTTCTCTGGTAGCCGTTGTGATTCAAGTCTGGAAGCTGGTAGATGAGCAGGACGGTAAAACGGCAATCCTCAATACCAGCGACATGGTCGAAGAAGTCCTTAACATCTCCGGTCTCAAAAAAGTATGGTGTATCGTTCCGACAGAAGAAGAGGCGATCTCCTATTTAAATCAGGCATTGAAACAAGAGCGAATTGAACGCCGACGTACATTCTCGATGCCCATTTTATTGGGGATTGTGGCCCTGCTCTCTGCTGTCGCCTGTTTCACGCTCTATATCAGCGACTTGCTTACACTGAATCCGAAAATCACACTAATCGCTACGATCTCGTTTTCGGTAGCAGGTATTCTATTGGGAGCAACTGCCTTGAAAGATCGCAGAAAAAATGTGCGAATCATGGGATGGGTAGTTCTATTTTGCAGCCTCGTTCTGGGGGGAATCGGTCTTTTCAAAATGATCTAA
- a CDS encoding GspE/PulE family protein has protein sequence MSDKPTNTENKKEGRQQALQAELRELVDVVGPGPLVDLLMERAFQLQATDIHLDPLENGLRLRLRVDGMLHDIIQLPKEAAASVISRLKLAANMDITERRLAQDGHINNETLQNRRDIRVGSGPTIHGERLVLRLMPDHKRFTEFGELGLSDLQTSEITKYCNAPYGMILSVGPVGSGKSTTIYSCLDYLNQPEMSLATIEDPVERRIEGVNQIQIDPKIGFSFAEALRGVLRQDPNVIMVGEIRDSETAHIAVRAGLTGIRVLSTLHSNDAVAAIDVFREFGIPSMFITDSLQGIISQRLVRCICEKCRTPHQLDAGACEYLGISPDQLSESKIAQGTGCEHCFQTGYLGRTGIFETLGIRGELRDAILRGASQSEILRLASELGMTTMEESGKAKVIQGVTTVQELHRILV, from the coding sequence ATGTCAGACAAGCCAACAAATACAGAAAATAAAAAAGAAGGACGCCAGCAGGCGCTACAGGCAGAACTCAGAGAACTGGTTGATGTCGTAGGCCCAGGCCCGCTTGTTGACTTATTGATGGAACGAGCGTTTCAATTACAGGCAACAGATATCCATTTAGACCCCCTCGAAAATGGGTTACGGCTTCGCTTAAGAGTGGATGGAATGCTGCATGATATCATTCAGCTTCCTAAAGAAGCAGCGGCTTCGGTTATCTCACGACTCAAGCTGGCGGCCAATATGGATATCACTGAAAGACGGCTTGCGCAGGATGGTCATATCAATAATGAGACGCTCCAAAACCGTCGTGATATTCGCGTAGGATCTGGGCCGACCATTCATGGCGAACGATTAGTTCTGAGGCTGATGCCCGATCACAAGCGTTTCACAGAGTTTGGTGAGTTGGGACTGAGTGACCTTCAAACTTCTGAAATTACCAAATATTGTAATGCTCCCTATGGAATGATTCTGAGTGTTGGTCCGGTGGGTTCAGGAAAGAGTACTACGATCTACAGTTGCCTGGACTATCTCAACCAGCCTGAAATGAGTCTGGCTACAATCGAAGACCCGGTGGAACGTCGGATTGAGGGAGTCAATCAGATCCAAATTGACCCTAAAATTGGTTTTAGCTTTGCAGAGGCTTTGAGAGGAGTTTTACGACAGGATCCAAATGTGATTATGGTGGGGGAAATCCGTGATTCAGAAACCGCACACATTGCTGTCAGAGCAGGTCTTACTGGTATCCGTGTGCTTTCAACGCTGCACTCGAATGATGCCGTCGCAGCCATCGATGTCTTTAGGGAATTTGGCATTCCATCTATGTTCATCACAGACAGTCTGCAGGGAATTATTTCTCAACGGTTGGTGAGATGTATCTGTGAAAAATGCCGCACGCCTCATCAGCTAGATGCTGGTGCGTGTGAATATCTGGGAATTAGTCCAGATCAATTATCAGAGTCTAAAATTGCACAGGGAACAGGTTGCGAACATTGTTTTCAAACTGGTTACCTTGGTCGGACCGGTATTTTTGAAACGCTGGGAATCCGGGGAGAATTAAGGGATGCGATTCTCAGAGGTGCTTCGCAATCTGAGATTCTGAGGCTGGCTTCTGAACTCGGAATGACCACGATGGAAGAGTCAGGTAAAGCCAAGGTAATACAGGGAGTTACGACTGTTCAGGAACTTCACCGAATTCTGGTTTAG
- a CDS encoding sulfatase-like hydrolase/transferase produces MTLFYNAEVEAAASTKPNVIIIFTDDQGSVDLNCYGAKDLITPHMDSIAKRGIRFTQFYAAAPVCSPSRAGLLTGRIPRRAGVPGNVSSKHGKEGMPAEQVTIAEMMRQAGYQTAHVGKWHLGYTPETMPNGQGFDTSFGHMGGCIDNYSHFFYWNGPNRHDLWENGKEIWRDGKFFPDLMVQQCQDYIKASRDKPFFLYWAINVPHYPLQGTDQWRKQYAHLLSPRNKYAAFVSTMDECIGAVLKTLDECQLRENTIVIFQSDHGHSQEERTFGGGGSAGPFRGAKFSLFEGGIRVPAMISWPGTIAEGEERHQLATGCDWLPTIAELTGATLPQHKLDGKSLKTIIDSKQAESPHADFYWQIGKSWAIREGNWKLLGNPRDTSQQGKLTKADQLFLVDLSKDLGEKHNLAAENLEKVKHLKEIYNRYQKSLSD; encoded by the coding sequence ATGACGTTGTTCTACAACGCTGAAGTGGAGGCGGCTGCATCGACAAAGCCGAATGTGATCATCATCTTTACAGATGATCAAGGCTCGGTTGACCTGAATTGTTACGGTGCGAAAGACCTGATCACTCCTCATATGGATTCAATTGCCAAACGGGGAATTCGATTTACCCAGTTCTATGCAGCTGCACCAGTCTGTTCTCCTTCGCGTGCAGGTTTATTGACAGGACGTATCCCTCGTCGCGCAGGAGTGCCGGGAAATGTTTCTTCAAAACATGGAAAAGAAGGAATGCCAGCTGAACAGGTTACGATTGCCGAAATGATGAGGCAGGCAGGATATCAAACGGCGCATGTGGGAAAATGGCACTTGGGTTATACTCCCGAAACCATGCCAAACGGACAAGGTTTTGATACCTCGTTTGGGCATATGGGCGGCTGTATCGATAATTACTCACACTTTTTTTACTGGAATGGTCCCAATCGACATGATCTCTGGGAGAATGGAAAAGAGATCTGGCGCGATGGAAAGTTTTTCCCTGATTTGATGGTGCAGCAGTGCCAGGATTATATCAAAGCATCTCGAGATAAACCGTTTTTTCTCTATTGGGCGATTAACGTGCCGCATTACCCCTTACAGGGAACCGATCAATGGCGCAAGCAGTATGCTCACCTTCTGTCTCCCCGAAATAAGTATGCAGCATTTGTTTCTACAATGGATGAATGTATTGGTGCGGTCTTAAAAACGCTGGATGAATGTCAGCTTCGCGAAAATACGATTGTGATATTTCAATCTGATCATGGGCATTCTCAGGAAGAGAGAACTTTTGGTGGAGGAGGTAGTGCAGGACCGTTTCGTGGGGCAAAATTCAGCTTGTTCGAAGGCGGGATCCGTGTTCCCGCAATGATCTCGTGGCCTGGAACGATTGCCGAGGGAGAAGAACGACATCAATTGGCGACCGGCTGTGATTGGTTACCAACGATTGCTGAATTGACGGGTGCCACCCTGCCCCAACATAAGCTGGACGGAAAAAGTCTGAAAACCATCATTGATTCGAAGCAGGCGGAAAGCCCGCATGCCGATTTCTATTGGCAGATCGGTAAAAGCTGGGCTATTCGCGAGGGAAATTGGAAATTGTTGGGAAACCCGCGTGATACAAGTCAGCAGGGCAAGCTGACAAAAGCGGATCAACTATTTCTGGTTGACCTTTCCAAAGATTTGGGCGAAAAACATAATCTTGCTGCTGAAAATCTGGAGAAAGTGAAACATCTGAAAGAGATATATAACCGTTATCAGAAATCACTTTCAGATTAA
- a CDS encoding transaldolase family protein: MKLFLDSAITDEIKHSLEYWDLDGLTTNPKHVKNSGKPFLKVIEEIAELFAGTEKPVSVEVDPHITDWEQIVEQGLLLSKMSPNFVIKVGASENGFKAIRELTKRGIRTNATLIFSVAQAWHAARAGASFISPFIGWKETYGDSTTTFILEVAEMLERHEYNSEIIAAAIRNGRQMADAALAGAHCVTAGLTVYQESMQNPYTVHGEKVFQNAWDETPKD, translated from the coding sequence ATGAAATTGTTTCTAGATAGTGCCATTACCGATGAGATTAAACATAGCTTAGAATATTGGGATTTGGATGGACTTACTACAAATCCCAAACATGTCAAAAATTCAGGAAAGCCTTTTTTGAAAGTGATTGAAGAAATTGCTGAGTTGTTTGCTGGTACGGAAAAACCGGTCAGTGTAGAGGTTGATCCGCATATCACTGATTGGGAACAGATCGTGGAACAGGGCCTATTGCTTTCGAAAATGTCTCCCAATTTTGTCATTAAAGTCGGCGCCAGTGAAAATGGGTTTAAAGCAATTCGTGAACTGACCAAACGGGGAATTAGAACGAATGCAACATTAATTTTTTCCGTTGCACAAGCCTGGCATGCAGCCCGCGCTGGTGCGTCTTTTATCAGCCCGTTCATTGGATGGAAAGAAACTTACGGCGATTCGACAACAACGTTTATTCTTGAAGTTGCCGAGATGCTGGAGCGACATGAATATAATTCAGAAATTATTGCAGCTGCGATTCGCAATGGTCGGCAAATGGCAGATGCAGCACTTGCTGGTGCACATTGTGTGACCGCTGGACTCACCGTTTATCAGGAGAGTATGCAGAACCCGTACACGGTTCATGGCGAAAAAGTCTTCCAGAATGCATGGGATGAAACGCCCAAAGATTAA